One region of Manis pentadactyla isolate mManPen7 chromosome 9, mManPen7.hap1, whole genome shotgun sequence genomic DNA includes:
- the LOC118909745 gene encoding putative olfactory receptor 5AK3: MTEGNSTDVTEFFLLGFATQHKFRYVLFVVFLVIYVTSVVGNVGMILLIKTDSRLQTPMYFFLQHLAFVDMCYTSAITPKMLQNFVVENKSISFKSCVMQLLVYATFATTDPYLLAAMAVDRYVAICKPLHYPVIMSQRVCMQLVCGSYVTGFINASVHTGFTFSLYFCKSNTINHFFCDGPPILALSCSSIDVNIILITVFVGFNLMFTVLVVIFSYTYILATILQMSSATGRRKAFSTCASHLTAVTIFCGTLCYMYVQPHSDNSEENMKVASVFYGIVIPMLNPLIYSLRNKEVKEALKLMGKGSCRSDPNC; the protein is encoded by the coding sequence ATGACAGAAGGAAACAGCACTGACGTGacggaattttttctcctgggaTTTGCTACACAACACAAGTTTCGATATGTCCTCTTCGTTGTATTTCTAGTCATCTACGTGACCTCCGTGGTGGGTAATGTTGGAATGATCCTACTCATCAAGACAGATTCCAGACTTCAAACACCTATGTACTTTTTCCTACAGCATCTGGCTTTTGTTGATATGTGCTATACCTCCGCTATCACTCCCAAGATGCTACAAAACTTCGTAGTAGAAAATAAATCCATATCCTTCAAAAGCTGTGTAATGCAATTATTGGTTTATGCAACATTTGCAACCACTGACCCTTACCTCCTAGCTGCTATGGCAGTGGACCGATATGTTGCCATCTGTAAACCACTTCACTACCCTGTAATCATGTCCCAAAGAGTGTGCATGCAGTTGGTATGTGGGTCCTATGTCACTGGCTTCATAAACGCTTCTGTGCACACAGGGTTTACATTTTCTCTGTACTTCTGCAAGTCCAATACTATCAATCACTTTTTCTGTGATGGTCCCCCAATTCTTGCCCTCTCGTGCTCCAGCATTGATGTCAATATCATACTAATAACTGTCTTTGTGGGATTTAACTTGATGTTCACTGTGTTGGTCGTCATCTTTTCCTACACGTATATCCTCGCCACCATCCTGCAGATGTCTTCCGCCACAGGGAGGAGAAAAGCCTTCTCCACGTGTGCCTCCCACCTGACAGCTGTCACCATTTTCTGTGGAACCCTATGTTACATGTATGTGCAGCCTCATTCAGATAATTCTGAGGAGAACATGAAAGTGGCCTCCGTATTTTATGGTATTGTGATTCCGATGTTGAACCCACTGATTTATAGTTTGAGAAATAAGGAGGTAAAGGAAGCTCTAAAATTAATGGGGAAAGGTTCTTGTAGATCAGACCCAAATTGTTAA